From a region of the Plodia interpunctella isolate USDA-ARS_2022_Savannah chromosome 13, ilPloInte3.2, whole genome shotgun sequence genome:
- the Rtc1 gene encoding probable RNA 3'-terminal phosphate cyclase-like protein: MPAVIDKNVLVYKGSNFFRQRLLLSTLSGRAIKVEDIRSGHDDPGLREYEVNLIRLLDKVTNGTRVELGETGTSLYFQPGILIGGQVNHSCCVQRGIGYYLEVLLALGPFCKEPLNAVLQGVTHSDLDVSVDKVKAAALPILLKFILVDDGLELKVVRRGAPPLGGGEVVFKCPMRRHLRPLQWTKWGLVKRIRGVVYALRVSPTMANRVVDAAKGVMLNFIPDVYINTDQCRGPNAGKSPGFGISLIAETNEKTFYCAEAKSLEPGKGESSLPEDIGRECGQRLLDEVRRGGAVDSACQWLLALWMALGQKDVSECVVGPLSDYTISFLQHLKEFFGVMFKLEVVRDGSDEELSARRVKMTCVGIGYVNISKRTL, translated from the exons atgccGGCAGTAATTGATAAGAATGTCCTCGTATACAAAGGGAGCAACTTCTTTCGACAgagattattattatccaCGCTCAGCGGTCGTGCCATCAAAGTTGAGGACATTCGAAGTGGCCATGACGACCCTGGTCTCAGGGAGTATGAGGTGAATTTGATCCGGTTATTGGACAAGGTGACGAACGGCACTAGAGTGGAGCTGGGAGAAACCGGGACGTCTTTGTATTTCCAGCCTGGAATTTTGATTGGAGGACAGGTCAATCACAGCTGTTGTGTTCAAAGGGGTATAG GGTACTACTTAGAAGTATTACTAGCATTGGGTCCATTCTGCAAGGAACCACTAAATGCTGTGCTACAAGGAGTCACCCACAGCGATCTTGATGTGTCTGTAGATAAAGTGAAGGCGGCTGCATTGCCGATACTCCTGAAGTTTATCCTGGTCGATGACGGGCTGGAGCTCAAAGTGGTTAGAAGag GAGCACCACCATTAGGTGGGGGCGAGGTGGTGTTCAAGTGTCCCATGAGACGTCACCTCAGACCTCTGCAGTGGACCAAGTGGGGGCTGGTCAAGAGGATCCGGGGGGTGGTGTATGCTTTGAGAGTCTCTCCGACTATGGCCAATAGGGTTGTGGATGCTGCTAAGGGG gtAATGTTGAATTTCATACCAGACGTCTACATCAACACAGACCAGTGCAGGGGTCCGAATGCTGGCAAAAGCCCAGGGTTTGGGATCAGCCTCATAGCGGAAACTAATGAGAAGACTTTCTATTGTGCTGAAGCT AAATCTTTGGAGCCAGGCAAGGGCGAGAGCTCCCTGCCCGAGGACATAGGGCGGGAGTGCGGCCAGCGGCTGCTGGACGAGGTGCGCCGCGGCGGCGCCGTGGACTCCGCCTGCCAGTGGCTGCTGGCGCTGTGGATGGCGCTGGGGCAGAAGGACGTTAGCGAGTGTGTC GTGGGTCCCCTATCAGATTATACGATCAGCTTCCTCCAGCACCTCAAAGAGTTTTTCGGAGTAATGTTCAAGCTAGAGGTGGTCCGGGACGGCTCCGACGAGGAGCTGAGCGCGCGCAGAGTCAAGATGACGTGTGTCGGGATAGGTTACGTTAATATTAGCAAGAGgactttgtaa
- the Rrp40 gene encoding exosome complex component RRP40, translating into MKISIGDVVLPGDFCEEIEVAGEKAKVILGPGLRKEIDKIYITKPGVLRKRAPNTFWVDSYQKRYVPSRGENVIGIVIQKAGDIFRVDVGGSCPASLSYLSFENATKKNRPEVQIGDVVYAKMLVASKDMEPEIVCVDSTGKKGRMGVLTDGFVFKCSLNLVRKILNPNCPLLNSLKNEWPFEIAAGMNGRIWIKANTMRETIAVGNAILGSEYLTDDEIKSMCTNIAAILAGHIS; encoded by the coding sequence atgaaaatctCAATAGGAGACGTTGTTTTACCCGGTGACTTTTGTGAGGAAATCGAAGTGGCTGGTGAAAAGGCCAAAGTGATTCTTGGGCCGGGCCTTCGGAAAGAGATCGACAAAATATACATCACAAAGCCTGGAGTACTCAGAAAGCGAGCACCAAATACATTCTGGGTCGATAGTTACCAAAAACGATACGTTCCATCCAGAGGAGAGAACGTTATCGGTATTGTAATCCAAAAGGCCGGCGATATCTTCAGAGTCGACGTCGGAGGCAGCTGTCCTGCTTCATTATCCTACCTTTCTTTCGAAAACGCAACAAAAAAGAATAGACCAGAAGTTCAAATCGGCGATGTGGTGTACGCGAAGATGCTAGTCGCTAGCAAAGATATGGAGCCAGAGATTGTTTGTGTAGACTCAACAGGGAAAAAAGGCCGTATGGGAGTCCTCACTGATGGATTTGTGTTTAAATGTTCCTTGAATCTCGTCAGGAAGATTTTGAATCCAAATTGTCCTTTGCTAAACTCTTTGAAGAATGAATGGCCGTTTGAGATAGCAGCCGGGATGAATGGGCGGATTTGGATCAAAGCAAACACTATGAGAGAAACTATCGCTGTGGGGAACGCCATCCTAGGCTCGGAGTACTTGACAGATGATGAGATCAAAAGCATGTGCACAAATATAGCAGCAATCCTTGCTGGTCATATATCATGA